The following proteins are co-located in the Streptomyces sp. NBC_00435 genome:
- a CDS encoding crotonase/enoyl-CoA hydratase family protein — MGGTEHLTVERHGATLVLTMNRPEAKNALSLPLLVGLYDGWLEADADDTIRSVVLTGAGGDFCAGMDLKALAGKGMAGDQYRDRLKADPDLHWKAMLRHHRPRKPVIAAVEGYCVAGGTEILQGTDIRVAGEGATFGLFEVKRGLFPIGGSTVRLPRQIPRTHALEMLLTGRPYAAEEAARIGLIGRVVPDGTALETALEIAERINACGPLAVEAVKASVYETAELTETEGLASELLRGWPVFDTADAKEGARAFAEKRPAVYRRE; from the coding sequence ATGGGTGGGACCGAACACCTGACCGTGGAACGCCACGGCGCCACGCTGGTGCTCACCATGAACAGGCCCGAGGCGAAGAACGCGCTCTCGCTGCCGCTGTTGGTGGGGCTGTACGACGGCTGGCTGGAGGCGGACGCGGACGACACGATCCGCTCGGTGGTGCTCACGGGCGCCGGCGGGGACTTCTGCGCCGGAATGGACCTGAAGGCACTGGCAGGCAAGGGCATGGCGGGCGACCAGTACCGGGACCGGCTCAAGGCCGACCCGGACCTGCACTGGAAGGCCATGCTGCGCCACCACCGGCCGCGCAAGCCCGTCATCGCGGCGGTCGAGGGGTACTGCGTGGCCGGCGGGACGGAGATCCTCCAGGGCACGGACATCCGTGTGGCGGGGGAGGGCGCGACCTTCGGCCTGTTCGAGGTCAAGCGCGGACTCTTCCCGATCGGTGGCTCGACCGTACGGCTGCCGCGGCAGATCCCGCGGACGCACGCACTGGAGATGCTGCTGACCGGACGGCCGTACGCGGCCGAGGAGGCGGCGCGGATCGGGCTCATCGGGCGGGTGGTGCCGGACGGCACGGCGTTGGAGACCGCCCTGGAGATCGCCGAGCGGATCAACGCGTGCGGGCCGCTGGCGGTGGAGGCGGTGAAGGCGTCCGTCTACGAGACCGCCGAGCTGACCGAGACGGAGGGGCTGGCCTCCGAACTCCTGCGGGGGTGGCCGGTCTTCGATACGGCCGACGCCAAGGAAGGGGCCCGGGCCTTCGCGGAGAAGCGACCCGCGGTGTACCGGCGGGAGTAG
- a CDS encoding OB-fold nucleic acid binding domain-containing protein — MTAPSPPEILRAPLVVEFPFTRSLGPVQSAFLTGLREGVVLGVTTADGKVMVPPVEYDPVTAEEIRELVEVGTTGTVTTWAWNGSPRPNQPLATPFAWVLVRLDGADTAILHALDAPGPGAVATGMRVRVRWAAERTGAITDIACFEPADSQDTASAAQAAPHTGEFADAVTGIVAQARLDYSYSPGRAQTAYIAGLSERKTIGERCPSCHKVYVPPRGACPTCGVATTDRVEVGPAGTVTTYCIVNIKARNLDIEVPYVYAHIALDGAGLALHGRIGGIPYDQVRMGLRVEPVWTEGGRYPDHYRPTGEPDADYDVYKELI; from the coding sequence ATGACAGCCCCGTCCCCACCCGAGATCCTCCGGGCGCCCCTCGTCGTCGAGTTCCCCTTCACCCGGTCCCTCGGGCCCGTGCAGAGCGCCTTCCTCACCGGGCTGCGCGAAGGCGTCGTCCTCGGGGTCACGACCGCCGACGGCAAGGTGATGGTGCCGCCCGTCGAGTACGACCCCGTCACCGCCGAGGAGATCCGCGAGCTGGTCGAGGTGGGCACCACCGGGACCGTCACCACCTGGGCCTGGAACGGTTCCCCGCGCCCCAACCAGCCCCTGGCCACCCCCTTCGCCTGGGTCCTGGTCCGCCTCGACGGCGCCGACACCGCGATCCTGCACGCCCTCGACGCCCCCGGGCCCGGGGCGGTCGCCACCGGGATGCGGGTCCGCGTGCGCTGGGCCGCGGAGCGGACCGGAGCCATCACCGACATCGCCTGCTTCGAGCCCGCCGACTCCCAGGACACCGCCTCAGCCGCGCAAGCGGCCCCGCACACCGGGGAGTTCGCCGACGCCGTCACCGGCATCGTCGCCCAGGCCCGCCTGGACTACTCGTACAGCCCCGGCCGCGCGCAGACCGCGTACATCGCGGGGCTCTCCGAGCGGAAGACGATCGGCGAGCGCTGCCCCTCCTGCCACAAGGTGTACGTGCCCCCGCGCGGCGCCTGCCCCACCTGCGGGGTCGCCACCACCGACCGGGTCGAGGTCGGGCCGGCGGGCACGGTGACCACGTACTGCATCGTCAACATCAAGGCCAGGAACCTCGACATCGAAGTCCCCTACGTCTACGCCCACATCGCCCTCGACGGCGCCGGGCTCGCCCTCCACGGCCGGATCGGCGGCATCCCGTACGACCAGGTCCGCATGGGCCTGCGCGTCGAGCCCGTCTGGACCGAGGGCGGCCGCTACCCCGACCACTACCGCCCCACCGGAGAGCCGGACGCGGACTACGACGTGTACAAGGAGCTCATCTGA
- a CDS encoding acyl-CoA synthetase, producing MEYNIADLFESVVDVVPDREALVYVDHPGTGAERRLTYAELDAAANRIAHHLLDSGLKAGEHLGLHLYNGIEYLQTVLACLKARLVPVNVNYRYVEEELVYLYNDADLAALVFEGEFTERVAAALPQTTKLRHLIRVGPAPEGAPEPSIAPVAYADAEAAGSPGRGFPPRSPDDLFIIYTGGTTGMPKGVMWRAEDLFFAGLFGGEPSGEPVKRPEELAERVASKGAGLTFFPAPPLMHGTSTLTSFIAFNYGQRVVIHRKYAPEEVLRTIEKEKVSSVSLVGDAMLRPLIDALNGPLKGADLSSLFSVSSSGAIMSETVRAEFQRLVPNVMLLNNFGSSESGSNGRATNDSSPEKGFRLEVNERTQVVDPVTHEPVPVGEPGRLAQRGYVPLGYYNDPVKTAETFFQKGSERWVLLGDMATVDEQGIVTVLGRGSQCINTGGEKVYPEEVEEALKSHPDVYDALVAGVADPTWGSHVAAVVQIREGAPEPTLEEIQSHCRTKLAGYKIPRQLVLAPAIQRSPSGKADYRWAKSVATDADAAGAASAN from the coding sequence GTGGAGTACAACATTGCCGACCTGTTCGAGTCGGTCGTGGACGTGGTCCCGGACCGCGAGGCCCTCGTGTACGTGGACCACCCCGGGACCGGCGCCGAGCGCCGCCTCACGTACGCGGAGCTGGACGCGGCGGCGAACCGCATCGCGCACCACCTGCTGGACAGCGGCCTCAAGGCCGGCGAGCACCTGGGCCTGCACCTCTACAACGGGATCGAGTACCTGCAGACCGTCCTGGCCTGCCTCAAGGCCCGCCTGGTACCGGTGAACGTGAACTACCGGTACGTGGAGGAAGAGCTGGTCTACCTCTACAACGACGCCGACCTGGCCGCGCTCGTCTTCGAGGGCGAGTTCACCGAACGGGTCGCGGCCGCGCTGCCCCAGACCACGAAGCTGCGCCACCTGATCCGCGTCGGGCCGGCCCCCGAGGGGGCTCCGGAGCCCTCGATCGCGCCCGTCGCGTACGCCGACGCCGAGGCGGCCGGCTCGCCCGGCCGGGGCTTCCCGCCCCGCTCCCCCGACGACCTGTTCATCATCTACACGGGCGGCACGACCGGCATGCCCAAGGGCGTCATGTGGCGCGCCGAGGACCTCTTCTTCGCCGGTCTCTTCGGCGGCGAACCCTCCGGCGAGCCGGTGAAACGGCCCGAGGAACTGGCCGAGCGGGTCGCGTCGAAGGGCGCCGGGCTCACCTTCTTCCCCGCACCGCCCCTGATGCACGGCACCTCCACACTGACCTCCTTCATCGCCTTCAACTACGGGCAGCGGGTGGTCATCCACCGCAAGTACGCGCCCGAGGAGGTGCTGCGCACGATCGAGAAGGAGAAGGTCTCCAGCGTCTCGCTGGTCGGCGACGCCATGCTGCGGCCGCTGATCGACGCGCTGAACGGGCCCCTGAAGGGCGCGGACCTCTCCTCGCTGTTCAGCGTCTCCTCGTCCGGCGCGATCATGTCGGAGACCGTGCGCGCCGAGTTCCAGCGGCTCGTGCCGAACGTGATGCTCCTGAACAACTTCGGCTCTTCGGAGTCCGGCTCCAACGGCCGCGCCACGAACGACTCCAGCCCGGAGAAGGGCTTCCGCCTGGAGGTCAACGAGCGTACGCAGGTGGTCGACCCGGTGACCCACGAGCCGGTGCCGGTCGGCGAACCGGGACGGCTCGCGCAGCGCGGGTACGTACCGCTGGGCTACTACAACGACCCCGTCAAGACCGCCGAGACCTTCTTCCAGAAGGGCTCGGAGCGGTGGGTGCTGCTCGGCGACATGGCGACCGTGGACGAGCAGGGCATCGTGACGGTCCTCGGCCGCGGCTCGCAGTGCATCAACACGGGCGGCGAGAAGGTGTACCCGGAGGAGGTCGAGGAGGCCCTGAAGTCCCACCCGGACGTCTACGACGCCCTGGTGGCCGGGGTCGCCGACCCGACCTGGGGCAGCCACGTCGCCGCGGTGGTCCAGATCAGGGAGGGCGCGCCGGAGCCGACGCTGGAGGAGATCCAGTCCCACTGCCGCACCAAGCTGGCGGGCTACAAGATCCCGCGCCAGCTGGTCCTCGCCCCCGCCATCCAGCGCTCCCCCAGCGGCAAGGCGGACTACCGATGGGCGAAGTCGGTGGCCACGGACGCCGACGCGGCCGGCGCGGCCTCCGCGAACTGA
- a CDS encoding alpha/beta fold hydrolase has translation MPLAYGRWDEAARARAALGPVQKNARASAAFAGPGAYDPPATREALSRFTGEVLVLAGELDSNPSPALAARLAELFARGVADVQPGGAHLPWLDDGTWFAPRVERCLKNRRLRTGV, from the coding sequence ATGCCGCTCGCCTACGGCCGCTGGGACGAGGCGGCGCGCGCCCGCGCGGCGCTCGGCCCGGTCCAGAAGAACGCCCGGGCGTCCGCCGCCTTCGCCGGCCCCGGCGCCTACGACCCGCCCGCCACCCGCGAGGCCCTGAGCCGGTTCACCGGCGAGGTGCTGGTGCTGGCGGGCGAGCTGGACTCCAACCCGTCCCCGGCCCTCGCCGCCAGGCTCGCGGAGCTCTTCGCGCGTGGCGTCGCCGACGTCCAGCCGGGTGGGGCGCACCTCCCGTGGCTGGACGACGGGACGTGGTTCGCGCCCCGCGTCGAGCGGTGCCTGAAGAACCGGCGTCTGAGGACCGGCGTCTGA
- the paaK gene encoding phenylacetate--CoA ligase PaaK, giving the protein MRTAYAKGHGGAADEGERLSRDELAALQLERLRATLLRAYDRVPFYRQAFDKAGVRPDDCRSLSDLSLFPFTTKTDLRDQYPFGMFAVPRSEVRRVHASSGTTGRPTVVGYTDGDLSTWADVVARSIRAAGGRPGQIVHIAYGYGLFTGGLGAHYGAERLGCTVVPASGGMTDRQVRLIQDFRPEVIMVTPSYMLTLLDEMERQGIDPRATSLRTGIFGAEPWTEEMRREIEERLDIDAVDIYGLSEVMGPGVAQEFAETKDGLHIWEDHFYPEVVDPLTGAVLPEGEAGELVFTSLTKEAMPVIRYRTRDLTRLLPGSVRPAFRRMEKITGRSDDMIILRGVNLYPTQIEEVLLRTPALAPHFQLRLTREGRLDALTVRVEARRESDAGQREAAAASVVRAVKEGIGVSVAVEVVDPETLERSVGKIKRMVDLREP; this is encoded by the coding sequence ATGCGTACGGCGTACGCGAAGGGCCACGGTGGCGCCGCGGACGAGGGTGAGCGGCTGAGTCGGGACGAGCTGGCGGCGCTCCAGCTGGAACGGCTGCGCGCGACCTTGCTGCGGGCGTACGACCGGGTGCCCTTCTACCGGCAGGCCTTCGACAAGGCGGGGGTGCGTCCCGACGACTGCCGCTCCCTCTCCGACCTCTCCCTCTTCCCCTTCACCACGAAGACCGATCTGCGCGACCAGTACCCGTTCGGGATGTTCGCCGTCCCGCGGTCCGAGGTGCGCCGCGTCCACGCGTCCAGCGGGACCACGGGCCGGCCGACCGTCGTCGGTTACACGGACGGGGACCTGTCCACCTGGGCGGACGTCGTCGCCCGCTCCATCCGCGCGGCGGGCGGCAGACCTGGCCAGATCGTCCACATCGCGTACGGGTACGGCCTGTTCACCGGCGGCCTGGGCGCGCACTACGGCGCGGAGCGCCTGGGCTGTACGGTCGTCCCCGCCTCGGGCGGGATGACGGACCGCCAGGTGCGGCTGATCCAGGACTTCCGGCCGGAGGTCATCATGGTCACCCCCTCCTACATGCTGACCCTGCTGGACGAGATGGAGCGCCAGGGCATCGACCCCCGCGCCACCTCGCTCCGTACCGGCATCTTCGGCGCCGAGCCGTGGACCGAGGAGATGCGCCGCGAGATCGAGGAACGCCTGGACATCGACGCGGTGGACATCTACGGACTGTCGGAGGTGATGGGCCCGGGCGTCGCACAGGAGTTCGCGGAGACCAAGGACGGTCTGCACATCTGGGAGGACCACTTCTACCCGGAGGTGGTGGACCCGCTGACGGGCGCCGTGCTGCCGGAGGGGGAGGCCGGCGAGCTGGTGTTCACCTCGCTCACCAAGGAGGCGATGCCCGTCATCCGCTACCGCACCCGGGACCTGACCCGGCTGCTGCCCGGCAGTGTCCGGCCGGCCTTCCGCCGCATGGAGAAGATCACGGGCCGCAGCGACGACATGATCATCCTGCGTGGGGTGAACCTCTATCCCACGCAGATCGAGGAGGTCCTCCTGCGGACGCCGGCCCTGGCTCCCCACTTCCAGCTCCGCCTGACCCGGGAGGGCCGGCTGGACGCCCTGACGGTACGGGTGGAGGCGCGCCGGGAGAGCGACGCCGGTCAGCGGGAGGCGGCGGCCGCCTCGGTGGTGCGGGCCGTCAAGGAGGGCATAGGCGTGTCGGTCGCGGTGGAGGTGGTGGACCCGGAGACCCTGGAGCGGTCGGTCGGCAAGATCAAGCGAATGGTCGACCTCCGCGAGCCCTGA